The genomic segment CCAAGGACGGTGGTGCACCCGGCCGCTTTGGGCTCGGGCATGTGGGGGCCAGGGGACAGCGGAGCTGCCGAGGGGCCCGGGGCTGGTGGAGGACGGGGAACGTGGCCCCCCGGGTGTGCTGCGCTCAGCCCTGGCCGGGCTCCTGCGGGGACGTGGCCCCGCGGTCACTGCATGCCACCTGCCCGGGGaagggggacgggacggggggaCGGGACACTCTCCAGGAGGCCGGCCCAGGGCCCGCAGCGGGGGTCAGCTCTGGCTGGACGCGCAGCCCGTGCCTGGGAACTGCtcccgccagccccacggccgccgGACGCCTCGGTTCGCACGGGACCACGGTGTGccagggcggcggggcgggctggggacGAGCGGGAAGGAAGAGCCGCACTCGGAGGCAGGGGAGAGACTTGACTCTGCAGACAGAAGCGTGCAACTCAAAGCAAAACCCGCTCATTTATTGCAAGTGCTGCCAAAAGCCCGCGGTGCCGAAGCGCTGCCGAGCGCGCGGCATTGCCGAgccagccgcgccgccgccgcgcacgggACGGGGCCGTGGAGGAGCAGAGAAGTCCGGGCGCTGTCTTGCCGCGTCCCACCTGGAAGGCAAAGCACGGGGTGTGGGGAGCACCCGCCGTTCGGGGCTCTGTCCATCCTGTCCCCCGGGCAGCGGGGAGAAGGGTCCTGGGGGCCCCGTGGTGCGaccccccgccgcccggggccaTGGGAACGGGCTCCGCGTGCCGGCCGCATCCGCGAGGGGCAGCTGGAGAGACCCAAGGGCGAGGGAAGGGTCTGGGGGCGGCGAGGGGCCCCGGCCCGCGCGCGGCCCTCGCTGCTGGCTCACCCACCTGCGCTAGGCCCAGTAGACGGGGACGGTGCTGCAGAGGACGTTGACGGTGGTACCCAGGACGGAGCGGTCGGCCAGGGGCTCGGCAGTGGCCCTGGCCTCCTGCCTCTCAGCCTGCCGGAGGGAGAAGCCGGGGCTGCCATCCTCGCCCACCGGCAGCACCGCTGCAAGCCCGCGTTACCCCAGCCCAGCGCTCACCTGCCGCCGCCGGAAGGCCGCGGTGACGGCGTCCAGCCCCTGGATGTTGTCCTTGTCCATGCGGGTGACGTAGCAGGCTTGCTGCAGCCAGGATCTGTAGCTGATCAGCAGCTGTTGGCAGACAGACCCGCGTCGGCTTGGCCCCAGGGCAgtggcccccgcccgccgcggctgcccgccccgtcccgtcccgtcccgtcccctccgccccgccgAGCTCTTCGCCGCGCACCTTGCTGTAGTCGTAGATGACCATGGCGGAGGAGTTCAGCCCGTCCTTCACCGCGAACGTCCCGATCCTTTCTTTCTTGCTCATGgcgaggtgctgggggggcccgTCTCCATCCAGGCCTTGGATGGTCATTCGCAAAACCTGCGGGGCGGAGGGAGGCTCAGGgcggaggagcggggggggggc from the Dromaius novaehollandiae isolate bDroNov1 chromosome 26, bDroNov1.hap1, whole genome shotgun sequence genome contains:
- the SFTPC gene encoding pulmonary surfactant-associated protein C; amino-acid sequence: MDDSSKEALMEEAPPRYTASPRLPCIPHQLKCLLIVVVVVVLLVVVVVGFLLLGLHITETHAETVLRMTIQGLDGDGPPQHLAMSKKERIGTFAVKDGLNSSAMVIYDYSKLLISYRSWLQQACYVTRMDKDNIQGLDAVTAAFRRRQAERQEARATAEPLADRSVLGTTVNVLCSTVPVYWA